The following are encoded together in the Humulus lupulus chromosome 5, drHumLupu1.1, whole genome shotgun sequence genome:
- the LOC133780391 gene encoding protein MOR1-like isoform X1: MKYLTTFCEAVGPGFIFERLYKILKEHKNPKVLSEGLLWMVSAVEDFGISHLKLKILKGFFLMLNLHFFVHWIWSMRRIHLRVQQQLQRELLNQQNLHLHLLVD, from the exons ATGAAGTACCTTACTACTTTTTGTGAAGCTGTAGGTcctggatttatttttgaaaga CTTTACAAGATACTGAAAGAGCACAAGAATCCCAAGGTTCTTAGCGAGGGGCTACTGTGGATGGTTTCAGCAGTGGAAGATTTTGGCATCTCAcatttgaaacttaag atatTAAAGGGTTTCTTTCTGATGTTAAACCTGCACTTCTTCGTGCACTGGATATGGAGTATGAGAAGAATCCATTTGAG GGTGCAGCAGCAGCTCCAAAGAGAACTATTAAATCAGCAGAACCTACATCTGCATCTTCTGGTGGACTAG
- the LOC133780391 gene encoding protein MOR1-like isoform X2 produces the protein MKYLTTFCEAVGPGFIFERLYKILKEHKNPKVLSEGLLWMVSAVEDFGISHLKLKDLIDFCKDTGLQSSAVATRNSSVKLLGVVQKFVGLG, from the exons ATGAAGTACCTTACTACTTTTTGTGAAGCTGTAGGTcctggatttatttttgaaaga CTTTACAAGATACTGAAAGAGCACAAGAATCCCAAGGTTCTTAGCGAGGGGCTACTGTGGATGGTTTCAGCAGTGGAAGATTTTGGCATCTCAcatttgaaacttaag GATTTAATTGATTTTTGTAAAGATACTGGACTGCAGTCAAGTGCAGTTGCTACTAGAAATTCTTCTGTCAAGCTTTTGGGTGTTGTGCAGAAATTTGTTGGCCTAGGTTGA